From one Triticum urartu cultivar G1812 chromosome 3, Tu2.1, whole genome shotgun sequence genomic stretch:
- the LOC125545206 gene encoding uncharacterized protein LOC125545206, which produces MEALGLLGRACRLGHFRRRSTATPPPPPPRSNSKRCRAVRAGARAASSSAPRAMEAKREEPRVVTLRPVEATPESFAPFGQVIAASPDGDQFGPHDAQLDLSRGIPRFYIMRLESRPLKFSSITHHASVTQCLGSIGGQDWYLGVAKPSIVDGATEQSGGGSAVQSRAGHFYLPPDPSEVCVFRVSGPKFLKLHAGTWHAGPLFKADAVDFYNLELSNTNIVDHTTHYFKKHDGVAFVIED; this is translated from the exons ATGGAGGCGCTGGGCCTCCTGGGCCGCGCGTGCCGCCTCGGCCACTTCCGCCGCCGCAGCACGGCCactcctccccctccccctcctcgcAGCAACAGCAAGCGCTGCAGAGCCGTGCGCGCCGGAGCCAGagccgcctcctcgtcggcgcCGCGGGCGATGGAAGCCAAGCGGGAGGAGCCGAGGGTGGTGACGCTGCGGCCGGTGGAGGCCACGCCGGAGTCCTTCGCGCCCTTCGGGCAGGTCATCGCCGCCTCCCCCGACGGCGACCAGTTCGGCCCCCACGACGCCCAGCTTGACCTCAGCCGCGGCATCCCCAG GTTCTACATCATGAGATTGGAGAGCAGGCCGCTCAAGTTCTCGTCCATCACCCACCACGCCAGCGTCACGCAGTGCCTGGGCTCCATCGGCGGCCAGGACTGGTACCTCGGCGTGGCCAAGCCTTCCATCGTTGACGGGGCGACGGAGCAGAGTGGTGGCGGGAGTGCCGTGCAGTCGCGCGCTGGGCATTTCTATCTGCCCCCGGACCCGTCCGAGGTCTGCGTCTTCCGTGTCTCCGGTCCGAAATTTCTCAAGCTGCACGCCGGGACCTGGCACGCCGGGCCGCTGTTCAAGGCAGACGCCGTGGATTTCTATAATCTAGAGCTGAGCAACACCAAT ATCGTGGATCACACCACGCACTACTTCAAGAAGCACGACGGTGTAGCCTTTGTGATCGAGGACTGA